The genomic interval GAACGTTCCCATGGTCGCGATCGTGTTGAAAAGCTCGATCGGCATTAGATCGCTAAACCTTCTTCGATCGCTTGATCTTCGGTCATCGTGGCGCCGTCGGCCATCAGCATCGTCAACTCGTCTTCCGGCACGTGCTCGCGCAGCAGCGCCAGCGTTTGATCGTACGTAATCTGTTCGGTAAGCTCGCGTTTCGCGTTGATCGAAACGTAAAAGGCGCCGACCCGTCCGAGTAAACGCGCACTTCGCTTGTAGTCTCCGTCGCGAGCCGCGACGCCGGCGAGGTGCTGCAGGCAGATGAAGGTTTGGGCCATTATTTGCATATCGCGGGCCATGCGCAAGGATGCGCGGGCGTGGACCCGGGCGTCGTCGGTTTTGCCGAGAAACAATTCGTACGCCGCAATATTCGTGATCAAGCCTGCAACCAAGTGGGACTTTTCGTTTCCGATCGTCCCGGCCTCGAACGCCCGCTTCAACGCTCCCTCTGCATCGCCGCTGGCAAACTCGCTTTCGGCCATATTCATCGCCGCTCGACGCAGTTCGCGATCGTCGCCGAAACTGCGCGCCGCCGAGAGCGCTTGCGCGTACATTTCGCGCGCCTGCGCGACCTCGCCGGTCAGCCATAGCGCGGTTGCGATGTCCGAGAGCGTGCGCCCCGTCCAGCGCTCGTCGCCGACCTCGCGAAAAACGGCCAACGCGTCTTGTAAATACGGAAGCGCCGCCGCGTTCTCGTCTTGACGAATCAAATAGAATCCCATCAGCCGCGTTGCGAGCGCCGATTCGCCGCGCCGGCCGAGGCCATCGTACAGTTCCCGCGCGCGAGAAGCCGATTCGAAGACCCGGGGATCGGCGGTGGTATCGACTTCTCCGAAGGCCCGAAAGAGCCGCGCTTGAACCTCGAGCGGCACGTCGGTCTGGGCGCTCTGGGTGGCGATTCTGATCCAGCGTTCCCCTTCACCGGCCGAGAGATCGCGCCAAAAATTCCCGAGCGAGCCGACGATCGTGCAGCCGAGCGCGATATCGTGACGCTCCACGATCGTCCACGCGAGCGCCGCGCGAATATTGTCGACCTCGGGTTCGATCGTGGTCAGAAACGTCTGAATGGGACGCTTCGCCGAGCCCGCGTCGGCTGCGGTCGCCATCTGCGCGACGAATGACGCGTGCCGAAACGCAAAACGGTCGAATTCGCCGGACGATTCGATCTTTTCGAGCGCGTATTGCCGGGTCGATTCGAGCAGCCGATAGCGTTCGTCGCGTCCGCTCAAATCGACGACGGCAAGCGACTTGTCGACCAGTGCCGAAAGCACGTCGAGAACCTCCCAGTCCTCAACCAGATCGTCGCTGCAAACCGCCGTCGCCGCTTCCAGCGTCCATCCGCCCGCAAAAACTGCAAGGCGTTCGAAGAGCGCCCGCTCTTTCTCCGAAAGGAGATCGTAACTCCAGTCGATGAGCGCGCGCATCGTCTGTTGGCGCGGCAGCGCCGTGCGGCTTCCGCCGGTGAGAATCCGAAATCGCTCGTTGAGCCGATCCGCGAGGCTCGCGACGTTCATTACTTTCACCCGCGAGGCGGCCAACTCGAGCGCCAGCGCGATTCCATCGAGCCGACGCGCGATCCGGACCACGTGCTCCACGTTCTCGTCGGTGAGCGAGAACGATTCGCTCGCCGCTTGCGCCCGATCGACGAACAAGGCGATCGAGCCGTATTCGAGTGCGGCTTCGGTCGTCAAGCGCTGGCCGGCTTCGGGAAGTGTGAGCGACGCCACGCGGTGCACGGTTTCGCCCGCAATATCCAATCCTTGGCGCGAACTCGCAATAACTCTGACGTGCGGGCATCCCCGAATGATCGCGTCGATCATGCGAGCCGCCGCCTCCACCAAATGCTCGCAGTTATCGAAGATCACGAGCGCCTTCTTGCGCTTGAGGTAGTTCACGGACGCCTCGGTGGCCGAGCGCCCCTCGCCGGCGTTGACGTTAAAGACCGAGGCGACGGCGTCGGGAAGCGATTGCGCGTCGCGAATCGGCGCGAGTTCGACGAACCACACGCCGTCTTCGTAGTCGTCGAGCACGTCGGCGCCGACTTGCAAAGAGAGCCGCGTCTTCCCGATTCCGCCCGCACCCACGAGCGTGAGCAGCCGCGCCTTTGCAAGGCGTTCCTTGAGTGCGGCGATCTCGGGCTCGCGGCCGACGAAGCTCGTTACTTGAAGCGGCAGATTGTTCGGCAATTCATCGAGCGAGCGCAGCGGTGGAAATTCAACCGGCAAGTCGGGCGCGCAAAGCTGATAAACTTGCTCGGGGTAGGTGAGATCGCGCAGCCGCTGGAGGCCCAGATCGCGCAGCGAACTCTGCGCCGGCATTTCGTCCTGCGCGAGTTCGGTGGTGACGCCGGAAACCAGCACCTGGCCGCCGTGACCGATCGAGAGCAGGCGCGCGACGCGATTGACCGCCGGCCCGAAGTAATCGCCGTTACGTTCTTCGGAATGGCCGGTATGCAGCGCCACGCGTACCCGCAGCCCGTCGATGTTGCTGAAGTCGCGCGCGGCCAAGCTGCGCTCGGCATCGAGTGCGGCGGCTACCGCATCGGGTGCGCGCGAGAAGACGGCGCAAAACGCGTCGCCGACCGTTTTAAAGACTTGGCCCGCATGGCGTTCGATCGCGGCCTGCACGATTGCGTCGTGCCACGAGAGCGCGTCGCGCATGGCTTCGCGATGCAGTTCCCAACGCTGGGTGCTGCCCTCGATGTCGCTAAAGAAGAACGTTACCGTCCCGGTGGGCAACGGGCGAGTCGGCGTAAGAACGTCGGACAAGCACACCTCCGATGCGCTAAATTACGCTATCCGAAAGGCGGCACCTCGGGCCGTTCGGCTCAGTCGTGGGTCCAATCCAGCATCTCGCGCCATTGGGGTTTGGGATAGCGCTGTTTGCCCTTGATCGTGTCCACGTACTTGCGCTTGCCGCTGCGATTGCCTTTGCCCATGAAGAGGCCGCCGACGAGGCGATCGTCCCAGAAGTAGAGGGCGCGGTACCAGCCCTTCTCGGCGTCGGTCGAGCAGACGGTCTCGATATCCGGCCGATACTCAGGCGAGAGGCCGAACTGCGTGATCGTTTGCCCTTTGAAGAGCATGCTCGAGTACTCGGGCACGTCGTGGTACCGCTCGTCGCCGCCGACCATGTTGATGGCGACCACTTTGCCGTGCGCGCCGGCGTTATTCCAGGTCCCCATGCGGTAGCGCATCTCGAGCGTCGGATCGTAAAAATCTGCAATGTCGCCGGCGGCGAAAATCCCGCCGATATTCGTCTCGAGGCGATCGTTGCACAGAATGCCGTTCTTACTGGTTTGCACGCCGGAGCCGTCGAGCAGTTCGGTGTTCATCGTGAGCCCGAAGCCGATGCCGTAGCACTGCGCTTCGATCTCCGCGCCGCTCTTGAGACGCAGCTTCGTGGCGACGCCGTTGCTGCGCACGAAATCGACGACCTCGTCTTCGTAGTGAAAGTGAACGCCGTCGGCCCGCGCCGCTTTGTCTACGAGGCCGCCGGCGACCTCGTCGAGCATGCGGTGCAGAAAGCGCGGGCCGCGCAGGACCCAGTGCGTTTCGACTTTGCGCGACACGAACGCCTCGGCCAGTTCGTACGCGATGAACGATCCGCCGATCGCAACGGCGGTCTTGGTGTGTTCGAGCTGCTCCGAAATCGCTTTGGTATCGTCGAGATACTGGTAGTTGTACACGTTCGCCGCGTCGGAGCCCGGCGCCGGGTGCGGGTTCGGGCGTCCGCCCGTCGCAACGAGCAGCGCATCGTAGGGATACGATTTACCGTCGGCGATGACCACGCGTTCCTCCGGAATGACGCGATCGACGTGCGTTCGCAGAAGCAGCGCGATCTGATGCTTGTCGTGCCAAGCCTGATCGCGGATGATCACTTTCGCTTCGGTGACTTGCTTGCGCAGCAGCGGCGGTAGCGCGATGCGATTGTAGAGCGTGTAGGGCTCGTCGGCGAACATCGTGATCGAGCACGAGGGGTCGTGCTTGCGCAGCGCTTCGGCGCAGGTCGTTCCGGCAAAGCCGTTCCCAACGATCACGTAACGGCGCGTGTCTCCGACCGAATGCAAGCTCGATCTCCCTATCTAGAGGCGACGAAGAGGCACGCATTCGCCGGGCCCGGAAAGCGCTCCCGTACGAATGGAAGTACGACTGGTCGCGTTGCTGGCCTCATTCATCGGCACGAGTGCCGATTACTCGCTCGCGCGCCTCGAGTTCGCCACTCGCCATCCGGCGCTCGCCGCACCGCCGACGATCGATCGCCTCCCCGACGCCTCCGAAGCGACCTTACGCACGCGCTGGCCGCAGATCGAGGCGCAACTTGAGGCCGCATTGGCGTTTACGAAACAGTTGGAGGCCGCCCCCGGTAGTGTGGGTGCAGACGACACGACTGCCGGCTGGCTGCGACGCACGCTCCAAGAACTCGATCAACACGCGCGCGCTATCCGGTGGGTACTAACGGTGGACGAACGATGAACAACGACTTCATAGAACGCGCGAAGCGCAAAGCCCAAGACCTCGGCAAACAACTCAACGAAACCGTTGAGAAGCAGCGCGAACAGCTCTCACCGCAAGTGCACG from Candidatus Baltobacteraceae bacterium carries:
- a CDS encoding tetratricopeptide repeat protein — protein: MSDVLTPTRPLPTGTVTFFFSDIEGSTQRWELHREAMRDALSWHDAIVQAAIERHAGQVFKTVGDAFCAVFSRAPDAVAAALDAERSLAARDFSNIDGLRVRVALHTGHSEERNGDYFGPAVNRVARLLSIGHGGQVLVSGVTTELAQDEMPAQSSLRDLGLQRLRDLTYPEQVYQLCAPDLPVEFPPLRSLDELPNNLPLQVTSFVGREPEIAALKERLAKARLLTLVGAGGIGKTRLSLQVGADVLDDYEDGVWFVELAPIRDAQSLPDAVASVFNVNAGEGRSATEASVNYLKRKKALVIFDNCEHLVEAAARMIDAIIRGCPHVRVIASSRQGLDIAGETVHRVASLTLPEAGQRLTTEAALEYGSIALFVDRAQAASESFSLTDENVEHVVRIARRLDGIALALELAASRVKVMNVASLADRLNERFRILTGGSRTALPRQQTMRALIDWSYDLLSEKERALFERLAVFAGGWTLEAATAVCSDDLVEDWEVLDVLSALVDKSLAVVDLSGRDERYRLLESTRQYALEKIESSGEFDRFAFRHASFVAQMATAADAGSAKRPIQTFLTTIEPEVDNIRAALAWTIVERHDIALGCTIVGSLGNFWRDLSAGEGERWIRIATQSAQTDVPLEVQARLFRAFGEVDTTADPRVFESASRARELYDGLGRRGESALATRLMGFYLIRQDENAAALPYLQDALAVFREVGDERWTGRTLSDIATALWLTGEVAQAREMYAQALSAARSFGDDRELRRAAMNMAESEFASGDAEGALKRAFEAGTIGNEKSHLVAGLITNIAAYELFLGKTDDARVHARASLRMARDMQIMAQTFICLQHLAGVAARDGDYKRSARLLGRVGAFYVSINAKRELTEQITYDQTLALLREHVPEDELTMLMADGATMTEDQAIEEGLAI
- a CDS encoding FAD-dependent oxidoreductase, which produces MHSVGDTRRYVIVGNGFAGTTCAEALRKHDPSCSITMFADEPYTLYNRIALPPLLRKQVTEAKVIIRDQAWHDKHQIALLLRTHVDRVIPEERVVIADGKSYPYDALLVATGGRPNPHPAPGSDAANVYNYQYLDDTKAISEQLEHTKTAVAIGGSFIAYELAEAFVSRKVETHWVLRGPRFLHRMLDEVAGGLVDKAARADGVHFHYEDEVVDFVRSNGVATKLRLKSGAEIEAQCYGIGFGLTMNTELLDGSGVQTSKNGILCNDRLETNIGGIFAAGDIADFYDPTLEMRYRMGTWNNAGAHGKVVAINMVGGDERYHDVPEYSSMLFKGQTITQFGLSPEYRPDIETVCSTDAEKGWYRALYFWDDRLVGGLFMGKGNRSGKRKYVDTIKGKQRYPKPQWREMLDWTHD